The genome window ATTGCGCGCTAGTGGCGGCACGGGCATGCCGCTGGAGATGCGAGAACAGGATGAAGCAGGCGGCCTGCGTATCACGCGAGGCAGTGGTTCCCGGATGCGTCTCGCGGCTTACAACGATCAGGGTGACCTCCTGTCCCTGGCCAACGCGGCCAACCATAAGCGCTATTGGCACTATGACGCGCTGGGACGGCTGGAAATGTTGATTGACGAAGAGGGCGTCATGACACGCTACTCCCGCGAGCGGCAAGCGCAGGATGTGACTGTGCAAGGTCCGGGCGGCGGCATCCAGCGTTGGGTCAGGGACGCAGGCGGCCGCGCATTAGCGCGGCAGGATGCCGACGGTGTCGTAACGGAGCATCGCTTTGATCGAAATGGACGTGTCACAGATATCGTAGAAGCCGCTGGCGACAGCCGTGTGACGACGGTTCTGAGCTATGACGGCGCTGGCCGTCTGGCGGAGCGCAAGCGAGCCGGCATCCTCTGGAGCTACGAACACGATGCGCAAGGCAGGCTGACAAGCTTGTGCGCTGATGGAGCGGCGGAGTCTTTGGCACCAGGTGCGTTGGCCTTTGCTTATGGCGAGGCCGGACTGGTCGACGCCGAGACGAGCGCGCAGGGTACGTGGATCGTGACGCGTGACGACACGGGTTTTCCGATAAGGTTTCACTTACCTTGCGGGCTGGTATTGATGATGGCTCGCGATGCCAGCCAAAGTCTGACTCATCTGGGTTACTCCTATGGTGGGGAATCCGTTGTACTTGTCTCTCTTCGTCATGACGCCTCTGGCCGGGAGACCCAACGGGTCGGAGCGGGATTGCAACGAGTGATCAATCGCGATGAGGACCACGGGCTGCGGATCGAACACGTGACGCGTTTGTCTGATCCCGGGACCGCCATTGAGAGCCTGGCCCGGCGTGAACGCTGGGACGTTGCTGGCCGTCTGGTCGAAGAAGAAGATGCTCAGGGCCATCGTCTGCACGACTACGACCGGCGCGGGCAACTGGTACGCAGCATTGGCGGGGCCGGCATGCTCTATACAACATGGGACTCAGGCGGAAACATCATCGCGCTGGATAGCGCGGGATGGGCTCCGCCGCGCTCGACCCCGGATCATCGAATCGCTCAGGTCGGCAATATTCAATTGTCATACGACAAATGGGGCCGAGTGGTGCGACGCGACGGTCCATTGGTAAAAGCCCAATACACTTGGGACGCTGCCGGCCGTCTGGCTGTGGCGCAGACCAATGGGGTGCGAGTCAGCTACCTTTACGACGCCGCCGGCCGTCTCGCGGGCCGAAGGGTCGGGACGGAAGAAGAGGGGTTTCCGCACACCTTCTTGTGGGAAGGGCTGCGGCTGCTTCAAGAGACCACGCCTTTCCGGCGAGTTACGTATATTTACGGGCCCGCCCTGCCTGGGTGGCAATCGTTCGCGCCAGTCGCATGCTTGATTCAAAAGCGCGCCAACGTGCAATCCGACTGGTCGGCGCCTGAGCCGCAGCATCTGTTTACTAATGCTGCGGGGCGGGTACGGGCTGTTGTATCGGAGGATGGCCAGAAGATATGGCAGGTGCCGGCTCGGCCATGGGGAGAGCGTCAAGGCATTGCAGCGGAAGAGTCTTCGGCGTTGCCCGGGTTCGCCGGGCAATGGATGGACCCCGATACCCGGCTCTGCTGGAACGGTTTGCGTTTCTATGATCCCTTTACCGGACGCTATTTGAGTCCGAACAGGGATGCGCCACCCGGAGTCAGTCCCTACCGCTATGTAATGGCACCGGCGTCCCAAGCGAATCCGTTGGGACAGGCTGTGATGGGGGAGGGAGTCGCCGCGCGGGCCGGAGTGAA of Achromobacter seleniivolatilans contains these proteins:
- a CDS encoding RHS repeat-associated core domain-containing protein, giving the protein MTAIGGLAGRLTAFPGERIEKLNLAPPHGWWRRSEAGVLLRRLPAAALAGLGPGGIDIRSGHLLRDAEKQRDVLPAGPMAPGVARFYDSRITRSGNFGPGWRALWEICLQARGDTLAYHDEWGRVLVLPRPQPGHQVILVAESLTLACLEDGSFIVADLQPAYRHFGPFDETGTASLAEIEYLDGSRTTVRRNQAGKLLALVSRTEAGVWFSLDAQDRIQAVARGPQSSPSATFVYGADGRLARVEQGRGKVVRRYGYQDGKLSEITDRHGTSSIRWRGAGSASQIAGLRSPDGQMWLLHRDESAGAVRLEGSDGSELRWRFDTNGRVTEYQDTTGAVYGVEYSALGRPAGVETPLGRYAFEYDDFGRIAQETGPGGTLRRVSYAYATRRPMMLVRESGRHWFWLRDACLRPVQRRAPDGDVTDYAHDPATAPQMRSQTPAGEIRHTYDALGRLSLREMPDGGIARYAWTATGQLRASGGTGMPLEMREQDEAGGLRITRGSGSRMRLAAYNDQGDLLSLANAANHKRYWHYDALGRLEMLIDEEGVMTRYSRERQAQDVTVQGPGGGIQRWVRDAGGRALARQDADGVVTEHRFDRNGRVTDIVEAAGDSRVTTVLSYDGAGRLAERKRAGILWSYEHDAQGRLTSLCADGAAESLAPGALAFAYGEAGLVDAETSAQGTWIVTRDDTGFPIRFHLPCGLVLMMARDASQSLTHLGYSYGGESVVLVSLRHDASGRETQRVGAGLQRVINRDEDHGLRIEHVTRLSDPGTAIESLARRERWDVAGRLVEEEDAQGHRLHDYDRRGQLVRSIGGAGMLYTTWDSGGNIIALDSAGWAPPRSTPDHRIAQVGNIQLSYDKWGRVVRRDGPLVKAQYTWDAAGRLAVAQTNGVRVSYLYDAAGRLAGRRVGTEEEGFPHTFLWEGLRLLQETTPFRRVTYIYGPALPGWQSFAPVACLIQKRANVQSDWSAPEPQHLFTNAAGRVRAVVSEDGQKIWQVPARPWGERQGIAAEESSALPGFAGQWMDPDTRLCWNGLRFYDPFTGRYLSPNRDAPPGVSPYRYVMAPASQANPLGQAVMGEGVAARAGVNIRMLPPVEWAGAERPAPCLPGV